The following nucleotide sequence is from Bremerella alba.
AGAACATCCGCACCAGCCTGCGAATTGAACTTGAGAAACTCGCCAAAGGCGAAGACATTAACTTCCTCGTCGAAGCGGTCGATTATTGGGTCGACAAGAACCTTCCCGGTACACTCTTCATCGATAAAGCAGCTACCGCCACGGAGCGCGAAGATGCGGTGGCCGCCGTAGAGCCGGTGATGCATATCTATTCGACCAAGGACGCCGTCGTTCTGCCTGGAAAGCCACTTGATCCTACTGAGATCAAATTGCTTCACGCCGAACACCGCGCCTACATCGATCAACGAAGTTTCTTTTCCAAGACGATTTACTCGCTGGCCATTCTGGGTATGTATTATGCCCTGGGGGCGTTGTGTGCGATTTACCTAGTTTTCAAATGCCCCAGTATCCTGAGAGACCTGAACGAGTACTTGCTGTTCCTGGTACCGACCTGCACGACGATTGCGATGGGCTATTGGTTTGACGATCGCTGGCAAGCGGAACTCATCCCAGTGATGATTTTGGCGATGACCGTTTCGATCGCCTACCGACAGGAGTTTGCGCTTCTAGTTACCGCCTGTGTCAGCTTGGCGATTGTTCTTACCAGCGGTTCCAGCCTGGTGGCTTTCGTCACGATCACCGCCACATGTAGCGCGGCCACGTTGTCGATGAACCGGATTCGAAGCCGTAACAAGTTGATTTTCGTGGGCCTGTGGGCTGGTCTAGTGGCCTTTGCCACCAAATACGGCGTGAGTATCGTATCGGGTCAGCCAGCGACGATGGCGCTGCTTCAAGCGGCGGCCTGGCAAGGCGTGTATGCCGTGGGGGCTGGCTTCTTGATGACTGGTCTCTTGCCGTTTGTCGAAAAGGCATACGGCATCTTGACCGATATCAGTCTTTTGGAATTGGGCGATGCCGCGCATCCGCTGCTGCAGAAACTGGCCCAACGTGCTCCTGGAACTTACAATCATTCGATCACAGTTGCCTCGATTGCCGAGTCCGCGGCCGATTCGATCGGAGCCAATGGCTTGCTGGTGCGTGTCGGTGCCTATTTCCATGACATCGGCAAGATGATGAAGCCTGAGTACTTCATTGAAAACCAGAACGCTTCCAGCAACCGCCACGATGGCTTAAATCCGGCGATCAGCACGTTGGTGATCATCGCCCACGTGAAAGACGGCGCCGACTTGGCGCGTCAGAATCGACTGCCGCGGGCTATTATCGACTTTATCGAACAACATCACGGCACCACCCTGGTCGAATACTTCTATCGCGTGGCGAGCGCCAAGGTCGAAGCCAACCCGGATGAGCGAGAGGTCGATGAAACCATCTATCGGTACCCAGGGCCGAAACCGCAAACGAAAGAAGCCGCTGTCCTGATGATTTGCGATGCGGTCGAAAGTGCTTGCCGGACACTCGTTGAACCGACGGCTTCCCGAATTGAAGCCCTGGTGGAAGAACTTTCGATGAAGCGATTATTAGACGGGCAGTTCGACGAATGTGGCCTGACGCTGAGCGAACTGCGTCAAATTCAATCAAGCGTCACCAAGAGCCTCACGGCGGTCTA
It contains:
- a CDS encoding HD family phosphohydrolase gives rise to the protein MAQPGKSKKRAKHVATLELPPGTFRRFISELSHPDKLLYLACALFAAIALWLVTGAWNPPMEYRPGFVPPSEIHPRVQFSVLDPLATAKAERDAENEAKSVYLNEPARLDQLRSRLQSIIVQLTTAKQFDVEVERLWNEFFPIADDDVSPLSPMEREEQFQRLKALFNRENMLNAFEQNIATALKPFASRGIMSPEQLEEKQGQAASIIVVTPGPNANKQIISQNDVLKAQVFENIRTSLRIELEKLAKGEDINFLVEAVDYWVDKNLPGTLFIDKAATATEREDAVAAVEPVMHIYSTKDAVVLPGKPLDPTEIKLLHAEHRAYIDQRSFFSKTIYSLAILGMYYALGALCAIYLVFKCPSILRDLNEYLLFLVPTCTTIAMGYWFDDRWQAELIPVMILAMTVSIAYRQEFALLVTACVSLAIVLTSGSSLVAFVTITATCSAATLSMNRIRSRNKLIFVGLWAGLVAFATKYGVSIVSGQPATMALLQAAAWQGVYAVGAGFLMTGLLPFVEKAYGILTDISLLELGDAAHPLLQKLAQRAPGTYNHSITVASIAESAADSIGANGLLVRVGAYFHDIGKMMKPEYFIENQNASSNRHDGLNPAISTLVIIAHVKDGADLARQNRLPRAIIDFIEQHHGTTLVEYFYRVASAKVEANPDEREVDETIYRYPGPKPQTKEAAVLMICDAVESACRTLVEPTASRIEALVEELSMKRLLDGQFDECGLTLSELRQIQSSVTKSLTAVYHGRVKYPSSQPA